The window TTTTGAAGATGAATTTGTCAGACAATTACAAGCAAAAGGGGTCGAAGGGATTTCAAGCTATACCATTCTTCCATCTGAGGGCCCTCAGGATAAAGATATTATCCAGGCAAAAGTTAAAGAATTAAATATAGATGGAATTATAATTACAAGACTCATAGATAAAAAGAGAGTTGAAACATATTATCCACCAGAAAGAATATCTTCTCCACCACCGCCTCTACCTCCACCATATCCATCCGATGATAATACAACTGATTATTATTACTATCCGCCTGTATATTACTACGATTGGTATAGATATTATCATGATTGTTATGACTGTATATCAACACCTGGCTATAAGGTTGAAGATGAAATAGTTGTTCTTGAAACAAATCTTTATAATGCTAAGAATGATAAACTAATCTGGTCAGCGCTATCTGATACATTCATCGATACATTTGACAGAGGCCTTGACAGAAAACTAATAAAATCATTTATCTCTGTGATCCTGAAGAAGCTCTCTGATGACATGATTCTTTAATTGTTCTAATATACATTTATATTTTGGGAGTGTATAGGGTTCTGGTGTCCCTCCTGGACTTCAAATCCAGTGTTGCCTGTTACAAACGGGCAGGGTGGGTTCGATTCCCACACGCTCCCGCCATTAGATAGTCATCACATGAATCTCTTTTTTGCAATATCTGTATTTTTTCTTTTATTTTTTCAGAATTTTTAGAAATGCCTTGACTACCTCAGGATCAAATTGGGTGCCACTACAACGTTCCAACTCTAAGATAGCATATTCTTTTGATGGGGCAGGCCTGTATGGTCTTTCAGATGTCATAGAGTCATAGGAATCAGCCACACAAATAATCTTTGATAGCAAAGGGATTTCATCACCATGAAGCCCATCAGGGTATCCTTTACCGTCCAGTCTTTCATGATGATATTTAATTACAGGTAATAAATTCTTAAGTTGTGTTATAGGCTTGAGTATTTCAGCTCCTTTTGAGGGATGCATTCTGATAAGTGCAAATTCTTCATCAGTCAGTCTCCCGGGCTTATCAAGAATAATATCATATGTTCCTATCTTACCTATATCATGAAGAAGTGCAGCTATCCTAAGATTCTCAATATCCTTTCTATGAATTCCCATCTCTCTGGCTATTGCTAAAGCATATTTTGTAACACGTTCAGAATGACCCTTAGTCCAGGGACTTTTTGCATCTATTGCGTTTACAAAGGCATGAATAAGACCGTTATAAATTTGCTGAAGTTCTTTATACGAAAAATCGATTTCTTTAAGCATATTCAGGAATGCATCTCGGCTTTGTATAAGTTTCTTTTCTTTATTTTTCAGTTCTGATATATCAATCAGGGAGAGTATATATAAATGTGGTGTAATTTCCGAATATTTAATTGGCGTGCTTTGAACCAGCAGGTGTTTATTTGATCTTTGATCATAGTATTCAAATGTTTTTGTTTGTATATCATTCTCTAAGATAATGCTTTTCAAAAAATCTCCAAGCTCATTATTTTCGGGAAATAACTCATAACACTTTTTCCCGATTATATCTTTAAAAGGCATATTGAAAAGAGAAGAAGCATTAATATTTGTCCTTATAACAGATAAGTCGTTATCAAGTAGCAATATACTATATGGCATTGCATCAAAAGTAGCCCTCCACTCTTCTGCTGCATATTTTAGTTTTTGTTCAAATGCCTTTTTTTCGCTGTTGTCTCTAACGGCAGTTCTACTCTTCAAGAATTTACCATTATCATCATATATGGCAGTCGCATTGATTATGACAGGGATTAATGTCCCGTCCTTTTTTTTGTAATGGTAGTCAATATTTTCTATAAAACCTTTCTCTTTCAGAAGAGGAAATGTTCTTTGAAATATTTGCTTGCCTTCAACTGTGAGAAGGTCTTTTATGTTCATTTTACCTACAACCTCTTCTCTATCATAACCGAGAATTTTTAACCATGTTTCATTTACTTCAAGAATAGTTCCATCAGGTCCTAATGAATGATACCCATCTGGTGCATTCTGGTAAAGATCAATATATTTTTTCTCGCTTTCTTCAAGTTTTTTCTGCATAATTTTTTGATTTGTAATATCTTCATAAAGCACAACAATACCTTTTTCTTGCATTTCTTTACCAATCACAGAGGTGCTTACCATACATAAAATATCTTTTCCATCTTTTCTACGGCAAGGAAATTCACTACTAAAAATTCTTTGTTTTTCCAGAACTGGATAGAACTTTTTCCCGATTTCCTCAAACTCATCATCATTTCTATATAATACCTTTGTTTTTTTACCGATTAATTCTTCTGGTTGCCAGCCAAATACTTTTTCCACTGCTTTATTCGCAAAAAATATTTTTCGTTCTTTCAGCCCTATAACTGCGTGTGGAATAGCATCCAGTATTGATGCCTCGATTTCTTCTAAGTTCCGAATTGCTTCTTCAGATGCTTTTAGTTGTTTAATCGCTCTATCGATTTCTTCAATCATGTGGTTTGTTACATTCTTAACCGCTTCAAGAATCTCTACTTGAGATTGTCCGGTTACTCTTGATTTTAAATCTCCTTTTGAAACCCTGTGCATTACATCGAAAAGCTCTGTAATACCAATGACAATTTCATGAGATTGTTCAACTATTTCTCCAATGTTCTCTGCTGTAATATTTATTAGATGCTTAAGAATGGAAATCAGTTCAAGATTTGATGCCTCAGAGATTCTTACTGCTGGATCTCCTTTTGCAATCTTTTTCAATGCTTCAAAAACTTCTGACAAACCTATTGCTAATTCTAAACTGATGTTCTCCAGTTCCATTTCTCTCTTATTCTCTTTCTTATTAATAATTTCTCTAAAATTTTTTAACTGTTTATTAAAAACCTTACAGCTTTCTCTGATTGCTGCTGAATCCATATTTTTCTTGAAAACCTTACAATCTACACACATCTCCATCTTTTCAATAAATTTCCCCTGGATTTCATTTCGGCACAATGTTCCTGTAAAAAGCCAGCATTTGAGATTTTTTGATTTGTAGGCAGGGCATTCTTTCTCTGTGCATTTATAGAATTCCCAGCATTTTATCTTTTTAATTTTTTCCTGCTGAATTTTTTTGTTTTTAATTGCCTTTTTAGATGTCTTCATGAAGATAAAAACTTTTTGATAATAGGGACGAGTTCAGAATACATTCTGTTTTTGGCAACATAAGCACTTGCTCCTGCAGCTAATGCTTCAGTTTTATAGTCAATGAAATCATACATTGAAAGAATAACAATGTTGGTATCCGGCAGCATCTCTTTTATCTGTCTGGTCGCTTCTATCCCGCTCATCTGGGGCAATTTAATATCCATTAAAACAATACCTGGTTTATGTTCTTTCACCAGATTCAATGCATCTTCGCCTGAGCCTGCTTCTAAGAAATCAAGTTCAGGGAAAAATGTGCTTAACCACTTTTGTAATGATTCACGTAACGCATCGTGATCTTCAACTATCAATAGTAAATCTTTAATCAAAGTTTTATTTTTCATTTTTTTATCTCTACGATTAGTGTTGTACCATCTCCTTGCTTAGTCTTAATCTGGAAATTGCCTCCTATAGCCTGAACCCTTTCTTTCATTGTGATAATACCCCATTTAGGTTCCTTTGATTGCCTGACAGCGTTTGGGTCAAAACCAACTCCATTATCGGCGATAATGAGCTGTTCTATACCATCTGTCTCCTGCAATTTAATTGTTACACTGTCTGCTCTGGAATGCTTTGCTATATTAGTGAGCGCTTCCTGTGCAATGCGAAATAGTATAGTTTCGATGTTTTTTGCAAGTCGTTGATCGAATTCTTCTCCTGTTACTTCTACTCTTATGCCTGTCCGTTTTGAAAATTGTTCACTATACCAACGTAATCCTGCCAGGAGACCATAATCATCGATTAGTGACGGCCTTAGATTTGACATTATATCCCGTATCTGTTCGTTTGTCTGATTTAACAAAGCAAGTGAATCATCAATCCGTGACAGAATTTCCGCATTCTCTTTATTGCCTAATAATGATTTAATAATATTTAGATTTATACCTAATACTGTGAGATTCTGTCCTATCTGATCGTGTAATTCACTTGCCAGTGCTTGCTTTTCAGCTTCTTCAACTTCACTGAGTCGTATAGAAAGAGACCGTAACTGCATATAGGAATTTTTCAGTTTTTCCTCAGCCAGTTTACGCTCGGTTATATCACTCAAAAAGTTTAGCGTTGCCGGTCTTCCTTCCCATATAATCAATACAGCACTTATCTCAAGCCATTTAGTATTTCCGTTCTTGTCAATAATCCTGAAAGGATAGACTTCAGGAATCTTCTCTCCTTTGAGTCTTTTAAGATGATTGTTCAATACCATCTCTTTATCATCAGGATGAATAAAATCTATGAACGGTCTGGACATAAGTTCCTGCTCTGAAAATCCCATGATTTTTATTGCTTTTGGATTAACAAACTTAAGCATATTGTCCTGAGCAACGACTATTATCTCATTAGCATTTTCAATGAGTAATCTATACTTTTCTTCTGACAGCTTGAGCGATTCCTCTATCTTCTTCCTGTCTGTAATATCATGACCTACTGCTTGGTATTCGATAATCCTGCTATGCTCATCGAATAATGCACGATTTGTCCATCTTTGCCAGCGGATTTCTCCATTAGGTGCTATAACGCGGTGTTCGATTGTTATGACAGAATTATCCTTGTTGAGAGAATATATCTGTTTCTTTACAAATTCATGATCTTCTACCGGGATAAAAGGCATAAAACTGTGTCCGATAAGTTCCTCATGTTTTTTCCCGAAATAACGGCAGATAGCTTCATTCACATATGTTACCGTTCCATCGGGAAGAAAACGACAGATTAGCTCTACCTGATCCTCAACAATTGAGCGATATCTTTTTTCTCTGACTCGTAAAAAGCGAACTTCCAATGCACGAGATATAACCGGTATTAGTATTTTCCATTCCACAGGTTTCATGATGTAATCGAATGCACCTGTCTTCATTGCTTCTACAGCAGTCTTGACCGTCCCTTTTCCAGTTATTACAATTCCAACGAGCAAAGGGTCTATTTCAAAAGCAGCTTTAAGAAAATCTATACCGGTCATTTCAGGCATGATGAGGTCAGTCAGAAGCAGGTCAAATTCGTGTGCTTTTAATGCTTCAAGGGCTTCTTTGACTGATGAAAATGCTGATACCTTGTATCCTGATTTTATCAAGAATTCATTCAAAGGGTTAAGAACTTCGGGTTCATCATCAACAATTAAAATCCGTCCTTTTTTCATATCAGTCATATCAAAAATAACCTCAAAATTATTTTTTATATTTTTCTAATTCCTCTTTCAGTCTCTCTATCTCTTCCTTCAATTCTATCATCCTCAATTCCCTTCCTATAGCCATCTCATAAAAATCTTCAAGTTCTTTCACTCTTCTCTTCAGTTCGTCTTCCATTTTCTTTCTCTCTGTGATATCTATAAGTGATGCTAAGGTCTGCTTTGTCTCGGGAATCAGAGTTGCATTTACATAGACATCTCGGATATTACCATGCTTGTCAATTATCTTTGTTTCATAAGACCTTGGTGCAAGATCACTTTTTATTCTCCTTAAACGATGATATTCCATTAATCTGTCAATATCCTCTTTTACCACAATCTCTGTCCAGGACTTCTTACCTTCCAGTTCATCTTTTTTATATCCAAATATCTTTTCAACTTCTATGTTAGATAGTGCTATTCTTGTATCTTCATTTATAATTACCATTGCTGTTCCTGTATTTTCAAAAATAGTACGATATAGGTTTTCAGACTCTTTCAGCGCTTTTATTGTTTGTCTTCGTTCCTCTCGTATCTTTGCTTCTTTTAATTCTCTTTTTATAGCAGGAACAAGACGGGAAAGATCATTTTTCAGGACAAAATCATGTGCCCCGGCTTTCATAGCCTCTATTGCCATCTCTTCGCTAATAGCCC of the Nitrospirota bacterium genome contains:
- a CDS encoding PAS domain S-box protein, whose amino-acid sequence is MKTSKKAIKNKKIQQEKIKKIKCWEFYKCTEKECPAYKSKNLKCWLFTGTLCRNEIQGKFIEKMEMCVDCKVFKKNMDSAAIRESCKVFNKQLKNFREIINKKENKREMELENISLELAIGLSEVFEALKKIAKGDPAVRISEASNLELISILKHLINITAENIGEIVEQSHEIVIGITELFDVMHRVSKGDLKSRVTGQSQVEILEAVKNVTNHMIEEIDRAIKQLKASEEAIRNLEEIEASILDAIPHAVIGLKERKIFFANKAVEKVFGWQPEELIGKKTKVLYRNDDEFEEIGKKFYPVLEKQRIFSSEFPCRRKDGKDILCMVSTSVIGKEMQEKGIVVLYEDITNQKIMQKKLEESEKKYIDLYQNAPDGYHSLGPDGTILEVNETWLKILGYDREEVVGKMNIKDLLTVEGKQIFQRTFPLLKEKGFIENIDYHYKKKDGTLIPVIINATAIYDDNGKFLKSRTAVRDNSEKKAFEQKLKYAAEEWRATFDAMPYSILLLDNDLSVIRTNINASSLFNMPFKDIIGKKCYELFPENNELGDFLKSIILENDIQTKTFEYYDQRSNKHLLVQSTPIKYSEITPHLYILSLIDISELKNKEKKLIQSRDAFLNMLKEIDFSYKELQQIYNGLIHAFVNAIDAKSPWTKGHSERVTKYALAIAREMGIHRKDIENLRIAALLHDIGKIGTYDIILDKPGRLTDEEFALIRMHPSKGAEILKPITQLKNLLPVIKYHHERLDGKGYPDGLHGDEIPLLSKIICVADSYDSMTSERPYRPAPSKEYAILELERCSGTQFDPEVVKAFLKILKK
- a CDS encoding response regulator transcription factor, whose product is MKNKTLIKDLLLIVEDHDALRESLQKWLSTFFPELDFLEAGSGEDALNLVKEHKPGIVLMDIKLPQMSGIEATRQIKEMLPDTNIVILSMYDFIDYKTEALAAGASAYVAKNRMYSELVPIIKKFLSS
- a CDS encoding PAS domain S-box protein, whose amino-acid sequence is MTDMKKGRILIVDDEPEVLNPLNEFLIKSGYKVSAFSSVKEALEALKAHEFDLLLTDLIMPEMTGIDFLKAAFEIDPLLVGIVITGKGTVKTAVEAMKTGAFDYIMKPVEWKILIPVISRALEVRFLRVREKRYRSIVEDQVELICRFLPDGTVTYVNEAICRYFGKKHEELIGHSFMPFIPVEDHEFVKKQIYSLNKDNSVITIEHRVIAPNGEIRWQRWTNRALFDEHSRIIEYQAVGHDITDRKKIEESLKLSEEKYRLLIENANEIIVVAQDNMLKFVNPKAIKIMGFSEQELMSRPFIDFIHPDDKEMVLNNHLKRLKGEKIPEVYPFRIIDKNGNTKWLEISAVLIIWEGRPATLNFLSDITERKLAEEKLKNSYMQLRSLSIRLSEVEEAEKQALASELHDQIGQNLTVLGINLNIIKSLLGNKENAEILSRIDDSLALLNQTNEQIRDIMSNLRPSLIDDYGLLAGLRWYSEQFSKRTGIRVEVTGEEFDQRLAKNIETILFRIAQEALTNIAKHSRADSVTIKLQETDGIEQLIIADNGVGFDPNAVRQSKEPKWGIITMKERVQAIGGNFQIKTKQGDGTTLIVEIKK
- a CDS encoding PAS domain S-box protein, producing the protein MGIPLNVLIVEDSEEDGLLILHELKNGGYDTLYKRVYTLEAMSNALDAQSWDIILSDYQMPNFNGLNALTLVKEKGIDIPFILVSGAISEEMAIEAMKAGAHDFVLKNDLSRLVPAIKRELKEAKIREERRQTIKALKESENLYRTIFENTGTAMVIINEDTRIALSNIEVEKIFGYKKDELEGKKSWTEIVVKEDIDRLMEYHRLRRIKSDLAPRSYETKIIDKHGNIRDVYVNATLIPETKQTLASLIDITERKKMEDELKRRVKELEDFYEMAIGRELRMIELKEEIERLKEELEKYKK